In Streptomyces sp. NBC_00433, a single genomic region encodes these proteins:
- a CDS encoding DUF5134 domain-containing protein codes for MHGPPLVAWLLVALSAAAAVSCVLRREARGEALLGLGMAVMAVPLSVFEPPRWSTATLAVVFAGVAVHALRPSRHRASHRMHHSLCAGAMVYMSAAMAGAGPGHAGHAAHTSAGVPPLTGLLLVYFAGYVLRAGSRLAMPTGPHGARLAVAVAPGGAIRLRHAPEVAAACRVAMALAMFAMLLTL; via the coding sequence ATGCACGGACCGCCGCTGGTGGCCTGGCTGCTCGTGGCGCTCAGCGCCGCCGCGGCGGTCTCGTGCGTGCTGCGCAGGGAGGCGCGCGGCGAGGCGCTGCTGGGCCTGGGGATGGCGGTGATGGCCGTGCCTCTGTCCGTCTTCGAGCCGCCCCGCTGGAGTACGGCGACGCTCGCGGTCGTCTTCGCCGGCGTCGCCGTGCACGCCCTGCGGCCGTCCCGGCACCGGGCGTCCCACCGGATGCACCACTCGCTGTGCGCCGGGGCGATGGTCTACATGTCGGCGGCGATGGCGGGCGCCGGCCCCGGGCACGCCGGACATGCCGCACACACCTCGGCGGGCGTCCCGCCGCTGACCGGCCTGCTGCTGGTGTATTTCGCCGGCTACGTGCTCCGCGCCGGCAGCCGGCTGGCGATGCCGACCGGCCCGCACGGGGCCCGGCTGGCCGTAGCGGTGGCCCCGGGGGGTGCGATACGGCTGCGGCACGCCCCCGAGGTGGCGGCGGCCTGCCGGGTGGCGATGGCCCTGGCGATGTTCGCGATGCTGCTGACCCTGTGA
- a CDS encoding GNAT family N-acetyltransferase, protein MDTAARPAFRPATAEDVPALVALIESAYRGDASRAGWTTEADILQGQRTDPEGVLAVIERADSRLVAVESGGRLVACCQLEHRGDHAYFGMFAVRPTLQGAGLGKVIIAEAERFARDEWGVAEMHMTVISVREDLIAWYERRGYARTGQTSAFPYGNERFGQPTRDDLEFELLTKKLG, encoded by the coding sequence ATGGACACCGCCGCCCGCCCCGCCTTCCGACCCGCCACCGCAGAGGACGTCCCCGCGCTCGTCGCGCTGATCGAGTCCGCCTACCGCGGTGACGCGAGCCGCGCCGGGTGGACGACGGAGGCGGACATCCTCCAGGGGCAGCGCACCGACCCCGAGGGTGTCCTCGCCGTCATCGAGCGGGCCGACAGCCGGCTGGTCGCGGTCGAGAGCGGTGGCCGGCTGGTGGCCTGCTGCCAGTTGGAGCACCGCGGCGACCACGCCTACTTCGGGATGTTCGCGGTGCGCCCCACCCTCCAGGGCGCCGGGCTCGGCAAGGTCATCATCGCGGAGGCGGAGCGCTTCGCCCGCGACGAGTGGGGCGTCGCCGAGATGCACATGACGGTGATCTCGGTCCGCGAGGACCTGATCGCCTGGTACGAGCGGCGCGGCTACGCCAGGACCGGGCAGACCAGTGCCTTCCCCTACGGCAACGAGCGCTTCGGGCAGCCGACCCGCGACGACCTGGAGTTCGAGCTGCTGACCAAGAAGCTCGGCTGA
- a CDS encoding glycerophosphodiester phosphodiesterase family protein, whose protein sequence is MSFLTVGHRGVMGVEPENTLRSFRAAEQAGLDQVELDLHLSKDGALVVMHDAAVDRTTDGSGLIRDLTLAEIRTLDAGLGERVPVFEEVLDTVDRPIQAEIKDAAAARVLAEVLRERGATERVSVLSFHDEALAEIHTLLPDVRTVLVASDLGPDIVPRAQAVGARLVSLDLTRLNLDVVRRCQAAGIAVMAWTVNTAQDWALARALRLDGAATDLPAESAV, encoded by the coding sequence ATGAGCTTCCTCACCGTCGGTCACCGCGGCGTCATGGGCGTCGAGCCGGAGAACACCCTGCGGTCCTTCCGCGCTGCCGAGCAGGCCGGCCTCGACCAGGTCGAGCTGGACCTGCACCTGAGCAAGGACGGCGCGCTCGTGGTGATGCACGACGCCGCGGTGGACCGCACCACGGACGGCAGCGGGCTGATCCGCGACCTCACACTGGCCGAGATCCGCACCCTGGACGCCGGTCTCGGCGAGCGGGTGCCGGTCTTCGAGGAGGTGCTCGACACGGTCGACCGCCCGATCCAGGCCGAGATCAAGGACGCCGCGGCGGCCCGCGTGCTGGCCGAGGTGCTGCGCGAGCGCGGCGCGACCGAGCGGGTCAGCGTGCTGTCCTTCCACGACGAGGCGCTCGCCGAGATCCACACGCTGCTGCCGGACGTCCGCACGGTGCTGGTGGCGAGCGACCTCGGCCCGGATATCGTGCCCCGCGCCCAGGCGGTCGGCGCGCGGCTGGTCAGCCTGGACCTCACCCGGCTCAACCTGGACGTGGTCCGCCGCTGCCAGGCCGCGGGCATCGCGGTCATGGCCTGGACCGTGAACACGGCGCAGGACTGGGCGCTGGCCCGGGCGCTGCGGCTGGACGGCGCCGCGACCGACCTGCCCGCCGAGTCCGCGGTCTGA
- a CDS encoding DUF6421 family protein: MGEVLSSAAARADRISGDDVAGHPAWSALKQAVETVRPWQLKDGSIDFDAEGAPSREEAGRAVGRVVDAVGQLTELLPHDAAYHDALAADLRRWADDGFAVPDFLDSLLAFQPSADRRDGRRHVVVFPMYTQNGNPDRNLEAVALRVTWPDWLAELERTRYDNPQFVPITFEDFTPGYDTNSAVLFPETVAVRKPPERWTWGAIFCDREAARFRAVTAAAVDTLGLELPPEAARLVADQELAQQTYVLWDMIHDRTHSHGDLPFDPFMIKQRAPFWMYGLEELRCDLTTFREAVELQAEGHPMGLGVQYAILFDRLFRFPVTGERVRNYDGLGGQLLFSYLHKHDAVRWTDNTLHIDWERAPQVTNQLCAEIETLYRDGIDRPKLVHWFAAYDLVASYLSPHPGSVWAKGPDALDLTLPPRKLVDDVLPDEFPLSMFYEALAKKLREVIASTKGITGERPVRSAA, translated from the coding sequence ATGGGTGAAGTTCTTTCGTCGGCGGCGGCTCGCGCCGACCGGATATCCGGTGACGACGTGGCTGGTCACCCCGCGTGGTCGGCGCTCAAGCAGGCCGTCGAGACCGTCAGGCCATGGCAGCTCAAGGACGGCTCGATCGACTTCGACGCCGAGGGCGCGCCCTCCCGCGAGGAGGCCGGGCGCGCGGTCGGCCGGGTGGTGGACGCGGTCGGGCAGCTGACCGAACTGCTGCCGCACGACGCCGCCTATCACGATGCCCTGGCCGCGGACCTGCGCCGCTGGGCAGACGACGGCTTCGCCGTGCCCGACTTCCTCGACTCGCTGCTGGCCTTCCAGCCGTCCGCCGACCGCCGCGACGGCCGCCGCCATGTCGTCGTCTTCCCGATGTACACGCAGAACGGCAACCCGGACCGGAATCTGGAAGCCGTCGCCCTGCGCGTGACATGGCCGGACTGGCTGGCCGAGCTGGAGCGCACCAGGTACGACAACCCGCAGTTCGTACCGATCACCTTCGAGGACTTCACCCCCGGCTACGACACCAACTCCGCGGTGCTCTTCCCCGAGACCGTCGCCGTGCGCAAACCCCCGGAGCGCTGGACCTGGGGCGCGATCTTCTGCGACCGCGAGGCCGCCCGCTTCCGCGCGGTGACCGCCGCCGCCGTGGACACCCTCGGCCTGGAGCTGCCGCCGGAGGCCGCGCGCCTGGTGGCCGACCAGGAGCTGGCCCAGCAGACGTACGTGCTCTGGGACATGATCCACGACCGGACCCACAGCCACGGCGACCTGCCGTTCGACCCGTTCATGATCAAGCAGCGGGCCCCGTTCTGGATGTACGGCCTGGAAGAGCTGCGCTGCGACCTCACCACCTTCCGCGAGGCCGTCGAGCTCCAGGCCGAGGGCCACCCCATGGGGCTCGGCGTGCAGTACGCCATCCTCTTCGACCGGCTCTTCCGCTTCCCGGTCACCGGCGAGCGGGTCCGCAACTACGACGGACTGGGCGGTCAGCTGCTGTTCTCGTACCTGCACAAGCACGACGCCGTACGCTGGACTGACAACACCCTGCACATCGACTGGGAGCGCGCACCGCAGGTCACCAACCAGCTCTGCGCCGAGATCGAGACGCTGTACAGGGACGGTATCGACCGCCCCAAGCTTGTGCACTGGTTCGCCGCCTACGACCTGGTCGCAAGCTATCTGTCGCCGCATCCCGGCTCGGTCTGGGCCAAGGGGCCGGACGCCCTCGACCTGACGCTGCCCCCGCGCAAGCTCGTCGACGACGTGCTGCCGGACGAGTTTCCGCTCAGCATGTTCTACGAAGCCCTTGCCAAGAAGCTCCGTGAGGTGATCGCCTCCACCAAGGGGATCACGGGCGAGCGCCCGGTACGGAGCGCCGCGTGA
- a CDS encoding SDR family oxidoreductase produces the protein MTTDTYSGGLDGAVIAVAGAGGPAGRAVLQRLAREGGHVIAADADPERLAEAVDAARYDAGGADITGEIVDLLDLEATQDWAARIEKDQGRVDGLVHLVGGWRGSASFPETELADWDVLHKLLIQTVQNTSLGFHDGLMRSPGGRYVLISASGASRPTAGNAAYAAAKAAAEAWTLALGDSFAKLSGAQGPTAAATVLVIKALVHDGMRAERPQSKFAGFTDVRDLADAIASVWDRPADDVNGTRQWLTPQP, from the coding sequence ATGACGACCGACACGTATTCCGGCGGTCTTGACGGAGCGGTGATCGCGGTGGCCGGAGCCGGCGGACCCGCCGGCCGGGCGGTCCTGCAGCGGCTGGCCCGCGAGGGCGGCCATGTGATCGCGGCGGACGCCGACCCCGAGCGCCTGGCGGAGGCCGTCGACGCGGCCCGCTACGACGCCGGCGGCGCGGACATCACCGGTGAGATCGTCGACCTGCTCGACCTGGAGGCCACCCAGGACTGGGCGGCCCGGATCGAGAAGGACCAGGGCCGGGTCGACGGCCTGGTCCACCTGGTCGGCGGCTGGCGCGGTTCCGCGTCCTTCCCCGAGACCGAACTCGCCGACTGGGACGTGCTGCACAAGCTGCTGATCCAGACGGTGCAGAACACCTCGCTCGGCTTCCACGACGGCCTGATGCGCAGCCCCGGCGGCCGCTACGTGCTGATCAGCGCCTCCGGCGCGAGCCGACCCACCGCGGGGAACGCGGCCTATGCCGCGGCGAAGGCCGCCGCCGAGGCCTGGACGCTCGCCCTCGGCGACTCCTTCGCCAAGCTCAGCGGCGCGCAAGGGCCCACCGCGGCGGCCACCGTCCTGGTGATCAAGGCGCTGGTGCACGATGGGATGCGGGCCGAGCGCCCGCAGTCCAAATTCGCCGGTTTCACCGATGTACGCGATCTCGCCGACGCGATCGCCAGCGTGTGGGACCGCCCCGCCGACGATGTGAACGGGACCCGCCAGTGGCTGACGCCCCAACCGTGA
- a CDS encoding low specificity L-threonine aldolase, with the protein MTDPTDQAAALGPADPAVPPTDAVRRHDPASRGFASDNYAGVHPEVLAALALANGGHQVAYGDDAYTAHLQEVFRRHFGPAAEVFPVFNGTGANVTALQAVTERWGAVICAESAHINVDECGAPERVGGLKLLTVPTADGKLTPELIDRQAYGFTDEHRAQPQVVSITQTTELGTCYTPEEIKAVCDHAHELGMAVHLDGARLANAAASLGVPPARFTTDAGVDILSFGGTKNGLLLGECVVVLSPERVRALPYLRKLSMQLASKMRFVSVQFEALLAGDLWLRSAAHANAMARRLDAAVRGIDGVRVLRPVQSNAVFAMLPREVSERLQKRYRFYFWDESTGEVRWMCAFDTTEDDVDGFAAAIAEEMAASGS; encoded by the coding sequence GTGACCGATCCGACCGACCAGGCCGCAGCCCTCGGCCCCGCCGATCCGGCCGTGCCGCCGACCGACGCCGTACGGCGCCACGACCCGGCCTCGCGCGGCTTCGCCAGCGACAACTACGCCGGGGTCCACCCCGAGGTCCTTGCCGCCCTGGCGCTGGCCAACGGCGGCCACCAGGTCGCCTACGGCGACGACGCCTACACCGCCCATCTGCAGGAGGTCTTCCGGCGGCACTTCGGCCCCGCCGCCGAGGTCTTCCCGGTCTTCAACGGCACCGGTGCCAACGTGACGGCGCTGCAGGCCGTGACCGAGCGCTGGGGCGCGGTGATCTGCGCCGAGTCCGCGCACATCAACGTGGACGAGTGCGGGGCGCCGGAGCGCGTCGGCGGCCTGAAGCTGCTCACCGTGCCGACCGCCGACGGCAAGCTCACCCCCGAGCTGATCGACCGGCAGGCGTACGGCTTCACCGACGAGCACCGGGCGCAGCCGCAGGTCGTCTCGATCACCCAGACCACCGAGCTGGGCACCTGCTACACGCCCGAGGAGATCAAGGCGGTCTGCGACCACGCCCACGAGCTGGGCATGGCCGTGCACCTGGACGGCGCCCGGCTGGCCAACGCGGCGGCGAGCCTCGGGGTGCCGCCGGCCCGCTTCACCACCGACGCCGGCGTCGACATCCTGTCCTTCGGCGGCACCAAGAACGGCCTGCTGCTCGGCGAGTGCGTGGTCGTGCTCAGCCCGGAGCGGGTGCGCGCGCTGCCCTATCTGCGCAAGCTGTCGATGCAGCTGGCGTCGAAGATGCGCTTCGTGTCGGTGCAGTTCGAGGCGCTGCTGGCCGGCGACCTGTGGCTGCGCAGCGCCGCGCACGCCAACGCGATGGCCCGCAGGCTGGACGCGGCGGTGCGCGGCATCGACGGTGTGCGGGTGCTGCGGCCCGTGCAGTCCAACGCGGTCTTCGCGATGCTGCCGCGGGAGGTCAGCGAGCGGCTCCAGAAGCGCTACCGCTTCTACTTCTGGGACGAGTCGACCGGCGAGGTCCGCTGGATGTGCGCCTTCGACACGACCGAGGACGACGTGGACGGCTTCGCCGCGGCAATCGCCGAGGAGATGGCTGCGTCCGGCTCATGA
- a CDS encoding transglutaminase family protein: MEPTPENPDLSAYLVADDVIDHHDPLVRETAALLAEGTAGPHEYAEVAFEYVRDEIPHSFDSGDPRVSWRASDVLEQRNGICYAKSHALTALLRARGIPAGLCYQRLTQDDGSDPALHGLIALLLPGTYRWSRLDARGNKPGVDAHFSLATERLAFPVRPELGECDYPLVYAAPPPPVVACLRAARSSTGISLPSALPEAC; this comes from the coding sequence ATGGAACCGACTCCGGAGAACCCCGACCTCTCGGCGTACCTCGTGGCCGACGACGTCATCGACCACCATGACCCGCTGGTGCGGGAGACGGCGGCGCTACTGGCGGAAGGCACCGCAGGCCCGCATGAATATGCGGAGGTGGCCTTCGAATACGTCCGCGACGAGATCCCGCACTCCTTCGACTCCGGAGATCCGCGGGTCAGCTGGCGGGCGTCCGACGTGCTGGAGCAGCGCAACGGCATCTGTTATGCCAAGTCGCACGCCCTGACCGCGCTGCTGCGGGCCCGCGGCATCCCCGCCGGGCTCTGCTACCAGCGGCTGACCCAGGACGACGGCTCCGACCCCGCGCTGCACGGCCTGATCGCCCTGCTGCTGCCGGGCACCTACCGCTGGAGCCGGCTGGACGCCAGGGGCAACAAGCCGGGCGTCGACGCACACTTCAGCCTGGCGACCGAACGGCTGGCCTTCCCGGTGCGCCCCGAACTGGGCGAGTGCGACTACCCGCTGGTCTACGCGGCCCCGCCGCCGCCCGTGGTGGCCTGCCTGCGGGCCGCGCGGAGCAGCACCGGGATATCGCTGCCCTCCGCGCTGCCCGAGGCCTGCTGA
- a CDS encoding 1-acyl-sn-glycerol-3-phosphate acyltransferase, whose product MAELVYPPVIGFARSMFKVQGLRFDIRGTENVPREGGALLVSNHIGYLDFVFCGLTTLPHKRLVRFMAKESVFRHKVSGPLMRAMKHIPVDRSEGMHAYAHALEALRRGEIIGVFPEATISQSFTLKSFKSGAARLAMEAGVPLLPMALWGTQRLWTKGRPRSLGRTRFPISMRIGEQMWPHAEEKAGALTRRLRLRVQELLDDAQRTYPGRPSGPDDRWWLPSHLGGTAPTPEAAAERDREQQKAG is encoded by the coding sequence ATGGCCGAACTCGTCTACCCGCCGGTGATCGGTTTCGCCCGCAGCATGTTCAAGGTGCAGGGCCTGCGGTTCGACATCCGGGGCACCGAGAACGTCCCGCGCGAGGGCGGCGCCCTCCTGGTGAGCAATCACATCGGCTATCTGGACTTCGTGTTCTGCGGCCTGACGACCCTGCCCCACAAGAGGCTGGTGCGCTTCATGGCCAAGGAGTCGGTTTTCCGGCACAAGGTGTCGGGTCCGCTGATGCGCGCGATGAAGCACATCCCGGTGGACCGCTCCGAGGGCATGCACGCCTACGCGCACGCGCTGGAGGCGCTGCGCAGGGGCGAGATCATCGGGGTCTTCCCCGAGGCGACCATCTCGCAGTCCTTCACCCTCAAGTCCTTCAAGTCCGGCGCCGCCCGGCTGGCGATGGAGGCCGGGGTGCCGCTGCTGCCGATGGCGCTGTGGGGCACCCAGCGGCTGTGGACCAAGGGACGGCCGCGCAGCCTTGGCAGGACCCGCTTCCCGATCTCGATGCGGATCGGCGAGCAGATGTGGCCGCACGCCGAGGAGAAGGCCGGCGCCCTGACCCGGCGGCTCCGGCTGCGGGTGCAGGAGCTGCTGGACGACGCGCAGCGTACGTACCCGGGCCGCCCGTCGGGTCCCGACGACCGGTGGTGGCTGCCCTCGCACCTGGGCGGCACCGCCCCGACGCCCGAGGCGGCGGCGGAGCGGGACCGCGAACAGCAGAAGGCGGGCTAG
- a CDS encoding DUF4395 domain-containing protein — protein sequence MDIDVRGPRFGAALTTAVLAVVLITGSGPLLAVQAALFAVGAAAGVQRSPYGWVFRTLIRPRIGPPTATEDAAPPRFAQAVGLAFAVVGVVGYLAGPQWLGMAATGCALAAAFLNAAFAYCLGCEMYLTLRRTLG from the coding sequence ATGGACATCGACGTACGCGGCCCCCGGTTCGGCGCGGCCCTCACCACCGCGGTGCTCGCGGTGGTCCTGATCACCGGCAGCGGCCCGCTGCTCGCGGTGCAGGCCGCGCTCTTCGCGGTGGGAGCCGCGGCCGGTGTGCAGCGCTCGCCCTACGGCTGGGTCTTCCGCACCCTGATACGCCCCAGGATCGGCCCGCCGACGGCCACCGAGGACGCGGCGCCGCCGCGTTTCGCCCAGGCTGTGGGTCTTGCCTTCGCCGTCGTCGGGGTGGTGGGCTATCTGGCCGGGCCACAGTGGCTGGGCATGGCGGCCACCGGCTGCGCGCTGGCCGCCGCATTCCTGAACGCGGCCTTCGCCTACTGCCTCGGCTGCGAGATGTACCTGACCCTGAGGCGTACGCTCGGCTGA
- a CDS encoding thioredoxin family protein → MTGLVVCLAVLAAASAFGVLHRRRDGRVRVGARDGGERLTADDLGGPLGERATLVQFSSAFCAPCRATRRVLSEVTGMVEGVRHVEIDAEARLSLVRRLHILKTPTVLVLDADGSVVRRASGQPRRADVIAALGSVL, encoded by the coding sequence ATGACGGGTCTGGTGGTCTGCCTCGCGGTGCTCGCGGCCGCGAGCGCCTTCGGCGTGCTGCACCGGCGGCGGGACGGGAGGGTCCGGGTGGGTGCCAGGGACGGCGGCGAGCGGCTGACGGCGGACGACCTCGGCGGGCCGCTGGGGGAGCGGGCCACGCTGGTGCAGTTCTCCAGCGCCTTCTGCGCGCCCTGCCGCGCCACCCGGCGGGTGCTCTCCGAGGTCACCGGCATGGTCGAGGGGGTGCGTCATGTGGAGATCGACGCCGAGGCGCGGCTCAGCCTCGTCCGGCGGCTGCACATACTCAAGACGCCCACCGTGCTGGTGCTCGACGCGGACGGCTCCGTGGTCCGCCGGGCGTCCGGGCAGCCCCGGCGCGCCGACGTGATCGCCGCGCTGGGCTCCGTGCTCTGA
- a CDS encoding electron transfer flavoprotein subunit beta/FixA family protein — MSLRIVVAVKYVPDATGDRHFADDLTTDRDAVDGLLSELDEYAVEQALQIADAADDAEITVLTVGPEDAKDALRKALSMGADKAIHVEDDALHGTDVIGTSLVLAKAIEHAGYDLVVTGMASTDGTAGVVPALLAERLGIPQVTLLSEVAVADGKVTGRRDGDAASEQLEASLPALVSVTDQSGEARYPSFKGIMAAKKKPVESLDLSDLGIDEAEVGLGGAWTAVQDVTARPPRTAGTIVKDEGEGGKQLAAYLAEQKFI; from the coding sequence GTGAGCTTGAGGATCGTAGTCGCTGTGAAGTACGTGCCCGACGCCACCGGCGACCGTCACTTCGCCGATGACCTGACCACCGACCGCGACGCGGTCGACGGCCTGCTGTCGGAGCTGGACGAATACGCCGTCGAGCAGGCGCTGCAGATCGCCGATGCCGCCGACGACGCGGAGATCACCGTGCTGACGGTCGGTCCCGAGGACGCCAAGGACGCGCTGCGCAAGGCACTGTCCATGGGCGCGGACAAGGCCATCCACGTCGAGGACGACGCGCTGCACGGCACCGACGTCATCGGTACGTCGCTGGTGCTGGCCAAGGCCATCGAGCACGCCGGCTACGACCTCGTCGTCACCGGCATGGCCTCCACCGACGGCACCGCAGGCGTGGTGCCCGCGCTGCTCGCCGAGCGGCTCGGCATCCCGCAGGTCACCCTGCTGTCCGAGGTCGCGGTGGCCGACGGCAAGGTGACCGGGCGCCGCGACGGCGACGCGGCCAGCGAGCAGCTCGAGGCGTCGCTGCCCGCGCTGGTGTCGGTCACCGACCAGTCGGGCGAGGCGCGCTACCCGTCCTTCAAGGGCATCATGGCCGCCAAGAAGAAGCCTGTGGAGTCCCTCGACCTGTCCGACCTCGGCATCGACGAGGCCGAGGTCGGCCTCGGCGGCGCGTGGACCGCCGTGCAGGACGTCACCGCCCGCCCGCCGCGCACCGCGGGCACGATCGTCAAGGACGAGGGCGAGGGCGGCAAGCAGCTCGCCGCCTACCTCGCGGAGCAGAAGTTCATCTGA
- a CDS encoding electron transfer flavoprotein subunit alpha/FixB family protein produces MAEVLVLVDHVDGAVRKPTLELLTLARRIGDPVAVHLGPGAEAAAPVLAEHGAVKVLTADAPEFADYLVVPKVDALQAAAAAVSPVAVLVASSAEGKEVAARLALRLGSGIITDATDLVAGDEGPVATQSAFAAAFTTTSRVSRGVPVITVKPNSAPVEPAAAAGTVEPLAVTFGELATGTKVVSRTPRQSTGRPELTEAAIVVSGGRGVNGAENFSVIEDLADSLGAAVGASRAAVDAGWYPHTNQVGQTGKSVSPQLYIANGISGAIQHRAGMQTSKTIVAVNKDAEAPIFDLVDYGVVGDLFQVVPQLTEEIKARKG; encoded by the coding sequence ATGGCTGAAGTCCTCGTCCTCGTCGACCACGTGGACGGTGCCGTCCGCAAGCCGACCCTCGAACTGCTGACCCTGGCCCGCCGGATCGGCGACCCGGTCGCCGTCCACCTCGGCCCCGGCGCCGAGGCGGCCGCCCCGGTGCTGGCGGAGCACGGCGCCGTCAAGGTGCTCACCGCCGACGCGCCGGAGTTCGCCGACTACCTGGTCGTGCCCAAGGTGGACGCGCTGCAGGCCGCGGCCGCCGCCGTGTCGCCCGTCGCCGTCCTGGTGGCGTCCTCCGCCGAGGGCAAGGAGGTCGCGGCCCGCCTCGCGCTGCGGCTCGGCTCCGGCATCATCACCGACGCCACCGACCTGGTGGCCGGCGACGAAGGCCCCGTCGCCACCCAGTCCGCCTTCGCGGCCGCCTTCACCACCACGTCGCGGGTCAGCCGCGGTGTGCCGGTGATCACCGTCAAGCCGAACTCGGCGCCGGTCGAGCCGGCCGCCGCGGCCGGCACGGTGGAGCCGCTCGCGGTCACCTTCGGCGAGCTGGCCACCGGCACCAAGGTCGTCTCGCGCACCCCGCGCCAGTCGACCGGGCGCCCCGAGCTGACCGAGGCCGCGATCGTGGTCTCCGGCGGCCGCGGCGTCAACGGCGCCGAGAACTTCTCGGTCATCGAGGACCTGGCCGACTCGCTCGGCGCGGCCGTCGGCGCCTCGCGCGCCGCGGTGGACGCCGGCTGGTACCCGCACACGAACCAGGTCGGCCAGACCGGCAAGTCGGTCTCGCCGCAGCTCTACATCGCCAACGGCATCTCCGGCGCCATCCAGCACCGGGCCGGCATGCAGACCTCCAAGACCATCGTGGCGGTCAACAAGGACGCCGAGGCGCCGATCTTCGACCTGGTCGACTACGGCGTGGTGGGCGACCTCTTCCAGGTCGTCCCGCAGCTCACCGAGGAGATCAAGGCCCGCAAGGGCTGA
- a CDS encoding HpcH/HpaI aldolase/citrate lyase family protein: MPQPAGTTLADAYVAGIGASLAATDAELARRYPGDPGTRQPVHTVYVPADAFTAGTVREWGDRALAALDEHAPDAAALASVLGLSGALAAEVHDRVRDKLRREPVEDLRIDFEDGYGARPDAEEDAAAVAAARTVTALTADGAAPPWIGIRMKCMEAAVRDRGIRTLDLFLTALLDGGGLPGGLVLTLPKVTFPAQVAAMAALCGQFEQAAGLPEGRIGFEIQIETTQAILGPDGAATVPRLIDAAAGRATSLHYGTFDYSAACGVSAAHQAPDHPAADHAKAVMQVAAAGTGVRLSDGSTNVLPVGTTQAVHDAWRLHYGLVRRSLARAYYQGWDMHPAQLPTRYAAAYAFYREGLDTASARLAGYVARTAGAVLDEPATARALSGYLLRGLDCGAVDPAEVAERTGLTRAGLDALAGR, translated from the coding sequence ATGCCGCAACCGGCCGGTACGACACTTGCGGACGCCTACGTCGCCGGAATCGGCGCGTCACTGGCCGCCACGGACGCCGAACTGGCCCGCCGCTACCCCGGCGACCCCGGTACCCGGCAGCCGGTGCACACCGTCTACGTGCCCGCCGACGCGTTCACCGCCGGGACCGTGCGGGAGTGGGGCGACCGGGCGCTCGCCGCGCTCGACGAGCACGCGCCCGACGCCGCGGCGCTCGCGTCCGTGCTCGGCCTGTCCGGCGCGCTCGCCGCGGAGGTCCACGACCGGGTGCGGGACAAACTGCGGCGCGAACCCGTGGAGGACCTGCGGATCGACTTCGAGGACGGCTACGGTGCCAGGCCCGACGCCGAGGAGGACGCCGCCGCGGTGGCCGCCGCGCGCACCGTCACCGCGCTGACCGCGGACGGCGCGGCGCCGCCCTGGATCGGCATCCGCATGAAGTGCATGGAGGCGGCGGTCCGCGACCGCGGCATCCGCACCCTCGACCTCTTCCTGACCGCGCTGCTCGACGGCGGCGGGCTGCCCGGCGGGCTGGTGCTCACCCTGCCGAAGGTGACCTTCCCCGCCCAGGTGGCCGCCATGGCAGCGCTCTGCGGGCAGTTCGAGCAGGCCGCGGGGCTGCCCGAGGGCCGCATCGGGTTCGAGATCCAGATCGAGACCACCCAGGCGATCCTCGGCCCCGACGGCGCCGCCACCGTGCCCCGGCTCATCGACGCGGCGGCGGGCCGCGCCACCTCCCTGCACTACGGCACCTTCGACTACAGCGCCGCCTGCGGGGTCAGCGCCGCCCACCAGGCCCCCGACCACCCGGCCGCCGACCACGCCAAAGCCGTGATGCAGGTGGCCGCCGCGGGCACCGGGGTGCGGCTCAGCGACGGCTCCACCAACGTGCTGCCGGTCGGCACGACGCAGGCCGTGCACGACGCCTGGCGGCTGCACTACGGGCTCGTACGCCGCTCGCTGGCCCGCGCCTACTACCAGGGCTGGGACATGCACCCGGCGCAGCTCCCGACCCGATACGCGGCCGCCTACGCCTTCTACCGGGAGGGCCTGGACACCGCGTCCGCGCGGCTGGCCGGCTACGTGGCAAGGACGGCCGGCGCCGTGCTCGACGAACCGGCCACGGCCCGCGCCCTCAGCGGATACCTGCTCCGCGGCCTGGACTGCGGCGCCGTGGACCCGGCGGAGGTCGCGGAACGCACCGGGCTGACCCGCGCCGGACTGGACGCGCTGGCCGGCCGCTGA